The genomic interval GGAAGCCCACACAGATGGCCAGGCTCGGGGTATCCTTGAAGGATGCTTAAGCCTCCATCTGGTGACTCTGCAGAGTCTGCTCAGTTTTTAGCCTCATGTGCTCAGGTGTTCTAGGCTCCCAGGTACCTGGTTCTCTGTTCCCACCCATAGTCTTCTGCCTGGCTGAGACATTTATTTGTGGCTTTCAGATCAGTGGATGGAGGCTTGCATCTGCTTCTGTCTGTTCTCTGGTGTTATAATCTTACTAGGGACCCAGGATTTCACCTGCTTTGGACAGGAAGCCCCAAGTCCTGGGCAAGCCAGGATGGTGCTCACTCATGGTGCCTCTGTTCAGTCTGGTAGAACAGCAATCCCTGGCCACAATCTCACTTTAGCGTTTTCAGACCACacttcccacccaccccactcTACATTGGCTTTTTCCAGAGACTCCTGCCCATCCAGGTCTGTAGGTGCCTTGCCCTTCAGTTAGCATTCAAGATCCAGGCCTGACCTTCTCTGGCTATGATTCTGCTGAGGTGACCTTGAGGGGTTACAGGTGTGGCTTCCAAGGGTGTGTCTATGGTGTCAGAGAAAGGACATCTGTGTGTATCAGTATGTGGCACTGTATGTGTGTCTCCATGACTGTACAGTCATGTGcaggtgtgtttctgtgtgactGTCTTATAACTTCATGTGTCAGTACATGCCAGTGAccttgtgtgtgattgtgtgtgtagaTGCTGTTATATATGGacatgggtctctctctctctctctctctctctctctctctctctctctctctctctctctctctgtgtgtgtgtgtgtgtacatgttgggGGTAGTATCCAGGGGCAGGAATCAGGCATTTGCTTACCTGTCCACAGCTAACTGCCAGTAACTGGGCTTGGACACTGGTACCCAGTGAAGCTCTCCATGGTAGTAGGAGGGGTCCACTCCACCTAGCATCAGCATGCTGCCCTTTTCATCCTGgctggagggaagaagaggaggaagggcttGCTGACAGCTGGGGACAGATCAGCACACCTGATCTCACCAGCACTGCTTAGTGTTTCTGGTGTACCCAGCCACGCCCACATGGCCACGCCCACACGGCCACGCCCTTAGGAGCTCCTTTATTCATGGACAGGGAAGTTAAGGCAAGAAGAGCCATGCACCTGCTCCAGGTCAGTTACACAGCTCATGAGTGGCAAAGCTGAGGTCCAAATATGGATAATTGGCTACAGAGCTGGACTCTGGACACCCCACCATTCTGCTGGGCACTTGGACCCCTCGGGAAACTAGAGCAGCTTTACAGTTGCGCCCAGAAGGATGTGACTCCCACCTGTCTAGATTGTCGTTTTCCAGAATACTGAGGCCTAGGGTAGCTAAGGGTGTTTTTTCCAGCTTACACTGGGCTTCAGTGCAGGGAGCCCTGCCCCGACCTCAGGCCTATTGATTCTCTCTGCCTGCTGTATTGCTGTCACAGGCACAGTTACTAGCTGAGGCCTCTTTCCTTTGTTTACTGTCTCCTTGtcttctgtacacacacatacacaccctgccACCCCCTCGTCCTGTGTATCCACACACCAACTGTATACAGAGTGGCACTCAGTGTTTAGCAGATGTTTAATAAAAAGTATTTGAAGGGATCATTTTGGAGCAGACTCAAGAGTTCTCAAGGGGCAGAGAAAGACTGAACCACTTGCTTAATGTTAGAGCTGCTTGGTCATGCTAGAGTGCTGGGCTTCCTAGGACTCAGATTCCAGAAGAGCCCAGAGCTGTAGacatgacagacagacacagacacagacagacatagacatacagagacagagacagacagatacagacacagacagacatagacagacagacagagacagacagacatagacagacagacagagacagacacagacacacatagacagacagacatagacagacagagacagagacagacacagacagacatagacagacagagacagacagacagagctagacagagacagacagacagagacacagagagagacagacacagacagacagagacagacagacacagacagacacatatacacacacacacagtcacagacacagacagacagagacagaggcagacacagacacagacacagacacagacacagacacagacagagacagagacacaaacacagacagacacagacacagacagagacagagacagacagatacagacacagacacagacagacacagacagagacagacagacagagacagagacagacagacacatacacacacacacagtcacagacacagacagatacagacacagacagacatagacagacagagacagagacagagacagacagagacacaaacacagacagacatagacagagacagaaacagacacagacagacacatacacacacacacacacagtcacagacacagacagacacagacaggtcCCACTCTCACATGTGGGATCAACTCCCACTTTCAGTGGGAAACAAGTATCAACAGGCCTCTGTCACCTGTGCTTAGCCTTCTCCCTTGTCCCCCAGCTCCTCAGTCCCTTAGCAACTCAGTGTAGCTGAAGAGCTGATGGACTGACGACCATCATGGGGAAGGCTCCTGAGGGCTGAGCCTGAATTCTACTTCTCTCAGCACTAGACTGGGCCATCTTGGGCAAACGCTTTCTCAGAGTCTTGGTTTTCTTATCTCTGACTGAAGAGATGGGCCTAAAGGGGTCAGCAAGTTCTCTGTAGAGGGTCTGACTGTCAGCACAGGAGGCTGTGCACACTGGGAGACATTCCTCCTTAATGATTGGCTCAATGCCTCTGCTGCTATGCAAAAGTAGCTGCAGGCAAGATGGAAAGAGATGCTCCAATGAAGCTTTATTTACAGAAGCAAACGATGAGTCAGATCTGGTGTCCAGGCTATAACAGGCAGACACCTAGACTAGACTATGTTTAAGGAACTTTCAGGATCTGAGGGTCAACAATTTTTAATGCAACTGACAGCCTAGAAAAAGGGCTGATCTGGCACAGGCTCACCTGCTCAAGTAGAAGGCAAAGAGATTCTGGGGGATAAGGCCTTGTATCCATAGGTTGTCAAAGACAGGCGTGATTCCCTGAATGCCAAGGTCGGGGTATCCCAGCCCTAGGATACCATCAAAGACAGCATATTCCATGAAACTGCCAGGTTCTTCCAGGCTCAGGCCAAATGCCTGGGCCACAACTGTGAGGTCCCCAATCTGTGAGAGAAGAGGGTGAGAAGACTCTGAAACTGGGGCTCTGGTATAGCTGGGCTTGGGGTGGGAGAGTGGGTAGGGAGATGGTCTTGTCCGAAAGGTTTAACTGAGTTCTGGCCCTGCCTGGACATGAATcccaggcaggagtgggtgggcagctCCCCTGTGGTCCATACACTGATGTCATTTGACTTTACACTGATACTGAGAGTAACCAAAGGGATCCCCCTTGAAGATGAGTGGAGGACAGGGCATCTCCTTCAGGGCATTATCCATGGTTGTCTTTTCTGCACCCTTGGGAGGTGAGAGCCCAGGTGTTTAGGTTGTTTAGGTTCAGGTGTTTAGTtgagtttagttttgtttttaagcctGGGATCACCAAGTATCcttagctgccctggaacttgctatgtggactaggctggctttaaattcacagagctctgcctgcctctgccttctggaatGATGGAATTAAAGggctgtgccaccatgtctgattAAGCTACCAGGGTTCTTAGAAATATTCAGACtgggaaaagtgtgtgtgtgtgtgtgtgtgtgtgtgtgtgtgtgtgtgtgttcatgcacatgcaCTCTCAGGGGTTTTGTTAATTCTCAAAAGCCTCCAAGGCCTCTCAGGTAACAATCTTTTAATGGAGCATGGCTCTCCTGAATCTGTGCTCTGCTTTTCCTGCTTTCCAAGGCCCCTGGGCTGCTCCCAGAGGCCTAAACCAcaggctgtctcctgagagcacGTCTCACTTGCCTGCCTACTTATTCTAGGTCACTCTCCAGCTCTTTGGCttaccagctgtgtgaccttggacaaagCACTGGCTCTCTGTTCACTTGTCTGTGGAATGAAGCTCTAGCAATATCTGCCTTGGATTTATCGAGAAAACCAGTGGAGTTATTTCGAAGAATGTGCAAAGCCTATTGTCTGGAATTATGTGGCGTATAAAGTGGTTTATTTTTATACACCTTCCCTCTGGGGAAGGAGCTACAAATCTGAGCCTTGGGCACCTGTAGCTGGAAGGACTCGATGGTGGAGGACCCACAAGGTATGTGGTCAGCTGGAACAGAAGGGCCCTCCCTGCTGAGCCTTCAGCAGTGTTCTCACCCAGAGCCAGCCTGTggcagcctctgcttcccagcttACCTTGACAGTGTCATAAGCAAGAAATCCGGACATCTCTCCTGAGCCATAGGCAACATTCACGGGTCTGCCTGAGACCAGGAAAGTGGAAGACCGAAGCGGGTTGAAGACTTTGTGGTGAGCTGCAGGACACAGGCAGGAGGTGACCCTTAGGTGTGCTGGGATATGAGAAGTGATGAAAGGCAGGGCAGGGTGGGGTAGGTCAGATCAGAATGCTCACCGCAGGCTGGGCTGGAGCAATAGATGGATGGTACCCACAGGACTGAAGAACCAGTATCCAAgacaaccttgaactcctgagggGGCGTGCCAATGCTGATGATGCCAACGTAGACCAGCTGCAGGAAAGAGGGCTGTGGCTAGGGCCAGcctggctgccttgtctgtccccTGGCTTCTGGGGTGCCTGACTCCAGAGTGCTGTCCACACTGCTAAGCCTCTGCTCAAACCAGGGCTTTCTTTTAGGCACACTCCATCCTCTCCCAAAGGTCTTAAATTCTTTCCACCTGTGAGGGTCCAGCCTGAGTGCCTCTTCCAGGCAGCCCTTCTGGGTCACTCCAGGCCCCTGTACTCTTTGCTTTCTACAAAGTCAAAAAAGTCACTATCAAGACCACTCAGCCATTTGTTTACACCTCCCCCACCCACcgcctttccctctctcctttccttcccctttctttttgataggtcttactatgtagctcagactagcctcaaactcagaattctcctgcctcagtcttctaattgcttggattataggcatgcacttcCATGCCCAGCAGATATTTGTTCTCTGCCTGTTTCTCTGGCTCGCTGTAGGAAACAAGActtagtcaggtgtggtggcgcacacctttgatacaagcattcaggaggtaaagacaggtggatctctgtgagttggaggacagcctgatccacatagcaaattccaggcagCTGGAATTATACAGTAATaactgtcttggaaaaaaacccaaagaaagaaagaaactaggtTCTCCTCATCAGACATGACAGCATCTTGCTGGTTGGCCCAAGCGTCCAGTCCATCTCAGAGCTCACTGTTCATTGGTTGAAATCTGAATCTGCCAGGTGGAGACTCCTCTACCTGAGATACCTAACTTGACTTGCAATTGGATTTGCTAGCCTTGGATTGGATACAGTTCACCCTTGCTTGAGGCCCAGGGAGTCACCTTAGTAAAAAAGAATAGTCACTCAGTGACTTTCATCAGCATAGAacaggatgtctgtgtggtaGTAACTGGCCATTGCTTGGTTCAATCAGCCAGCACAGCTccagatggggtgggggatgaggaacAATGGGGGACACAGGTCCCTGTTCCTTacccattaatttttttctttcatgtatgtgtgtgtggtgcatgtgtgttctgTATGTGCAGGTGCAAACAGATgccagaggaggacactgggcATCCTGATTTGCGACTCTCCActtattcttttgagataggatctcttaCTGAGCATGGAGCCAGGCTGGCAAGCTACAAACCCCAGCTACTCTCCTGTTTCCGCTACCACAGCTGGGATCAGAGGCGTGTGTGGCTACATCCAGTTTATATTTTACGTGAATTTTAGGGATTTGAACTGAGGTCATCACACTTGGGCAGcgggtgcttttaactgctgagccatctcagccccTGCTCCCTACCTTTTCTGACTTTAGGAACCCAAGCCCTAATCCACTGTTCTTCAGAGGGACCACAGTGCCGGGCAAAAGCCCTAGGGGGCGCTCGGGAGCCCCAGCTCTCGCCACACTTACGTCTAGGTAGTTCCTCATAGGCTCATAAGTTATGGCTGGGTTCCGGCGCTGCTCAAGAAGCACGTGGGCACGGCTGCGAGGGTACTTCTCCAGGTAATCCTTCAGCACGCTGCTTTCCCGCAGGTTTTCTCGCATGGACTTAATCTTCATCAGAGGGATTCTTTAAATGAGCACCCGGAAGGAAATCAAGTGAGAGACAGCAGCGCGGTGGGGAGCCAAGAGGCAACCCGGGGGACCACACCTTGCATTGCAACTGCATGGTGGGTTTCCCAAAGAAGACAACTACTGGAAAGGGCCATAGAACACTGTGAGAAGACAATGGCAGGGTGCCTGATTTCCAGTCCAGGCTCTGGTATTCGCTCCTCTCGAGCAAGCCATGGGACCGTTCTGAACTTTTCAGCTTCACTTTCTGTAAAGAAGATGGGATAATAACCCATTTCCCGATGACTGCTGGGGGTGGAGGTGATGGATGAGGAACACCTGCCATCTGTCCTAACACTCTTTCCAGTGTATTGTCTTTCTCAAAGTGGCCTGAGAGGAAGGGTGGAAGATGGGACATTCTACCTCAACCCCACTTTCCTTATGATTCAGCTTTGGTCACCATGATGGTCACCATTAAAGCTAGGCCTACGATGTAATACCCCCCCCAACCCCGCCTCCTGCcactttgacttttctttttgaaacagggtcttatgcatcctaggctggcatcaaacttgatatatagctaaggatgaccttttATTTCTTATCATCCCATCTCTACCTCCCaaaagctgagattacaggcatgtaccattgCACACAGATGGAAGCAGCCCTCAAACCCACCTTGTTTCAATCAGaagtgagagatgagagaaaaatggGAAATGCCAGGGAGCTAAAGTGGGAAATGATGAGGTCTGAGCTCAAAGGGAGAGAAATAGAGGTAGGGAGAAATCTACAGGGaaggacagatagacagacatacatgccgAGAGAGATCTAAAAGACAAAGTAGAAGTTACACCCCTAAAGCTGCACAAGCTGTGCACTGAAGGATTCTGGTGAGAGACATCCACGCAGCGCAGGATGTGATTTGTGCTCTTGGAGTTGGGTGACTCTGCACACTTGGTCAAGATTTCCGGGCCTTCCATATTCTTGAAAAACTATCCCTGATGTATGGACACCTGAAGGTTAGGAAGGCCGGGGGggacttcattttcttcttcaccGTGGGATGGTCAGGGAATAAACGGGTCAGACAGTTttacacaggaaagaaagaggccAGAGAGGCAGCTGAGAACCCTCAGTTTATACTTACTTGACCAAGCACTCTGAGAGGGCCACAAGCCCGAGCACCCAAAGCCACTTCATAATGCCTTCTCAGGCTTACGGTGCTAGGGAGAAGTTCTAGGTCTGAGGCTGTGTGGAGAACTGCCTATTAAGTATGTCTGGCCTGCTCTAATCAGACCCTGGACGGCTCCTAATGGGGCCTGATAAGAAATGCAAACTTCCTGATAACATCTTTACCCTGGTCAGGAGAGGAAAGGGCTAAAAGTTCCCAGAATCTAGGGAGTTTTCGTGGCTGAGGACGTAGCACCAAGTCACCTGATTTCACTGAGTGGGGAGACTCTTGCTATCTTGGTGATAAAGACACTGTGGATAAAATGACAAAGGTAAGTGCCACATGCTTCTCTGCTGGCCAGATCCCACCAGTTCCTAACAGGCCTGTGACATGGACTCTACTGTCCTCATTAGACAGAGGGTTACTGGGAGACATAGCGGGCtgagtctgacaacctgagtctgacACACAGGGCTCACGTGGCGTGAAGATAGAACTGACTTCCTTAAGCAATTTTTAACCTCCATAGACTTCTGTGGTAGaggcacccacccacccacataaaacaaacaaacaaacaaacacataaatataacagtaaatgtaaaatgtatccATGATAAAtggaagacttttaaaaagtttatttttctttaaaaaccaaaagaagataggGAGTTAGTCCTTGCCTTCATGGAGTTTGCAGTCTGGAGCAAGATGGACATGTTCAGGACCTAGGAGGCAGAGTGGGTAGTAGCCTAGGTGGCCATGGTGGGCATGAGGCCACATTGTCTTACCACAAGGGGGCAGTCTTGAGTCAGCTCTGACCTGCCAGTGCCAGGCTGGCCAAGAGAAATCAGAGCCTGCATTTTTTATGTGAAATTCCCCGCTCTTTAAATGTTAGCAGCTGGGATATTACAATGCATGTACTTTGGTTTTCATACATTGTTCCTGACTCCTGTGTCTCTTCCTGCAAGTGAGAAGACACTCTTCATCCCAGAAGGTGCAGCAAGGACACCATGAAAAATCGTTAACCTTAGTTTTTACGCTTTCTGTTCTATTATTACGTTTTGACATTCTTGCTGAGGCAGCTGTGACAAAGTCTCCTTAGAGAAGCAGATAGACAGAGTTTGGGGATGGGGAGCTTACCAACTGGTACAGGTCCCTGTAGTGCTGCAGACTCAGAAGCCCACCATTTCTGGGAATCCAATGGCCTCTTTTGGTCTCCCTGGACtctgacactctctctctctctctctctctctctctctctctctctctctctctctctctctctctctctctctctctctctctctcatcccatcacagatgattgtgagcctccatgtgatTGCTCGAAACCCAGTACTTCTAGAAGAGccgccagtgctcttaacagctgagctatctctcaaaCAAATGATCCAAACTCAAGGAGGGCTCTCAGGAACCCTGACTTATATCCGGTCGGGGAGAGGCATGGAGAATGTAGCATGCAGCTGTGGGCTGATATCGAGAACATGGTGCAGTCTAGGGGCTGAGCCTAGCTGTGTAATCTGAGGCAGCCTCCAGGTGAGAAAAAGCCATGATTTAAAACAAGATTCCTACGGGATGAGCACCTATTACAGCTCTGCTGATAGGACCCAGGTTTGTCTGCCCATCCAGACATGCAAATAAATAGTTATTCTTTTTAAGCATTTTGTCAGAAAAGCACCCCTGGGAGCCTTTGGCCTGGGATACAGATGTTTACCTCCTTAAACTGGCAGTACAGCATAGAATGCAGAATAATACTCTTCTCCCCACAGGAGTCTAAGATCCTTGTTCTCTTTACTCATTCTGGGGACAACAGTGGGCAGTGCGGTCTGACCTCACGGCTTGGTGGTAGGTGGAGTTGTGGGAGGACCGCCTCTTATGCCTCCCTTTTGCACACTGACCCATCAAGCCATCATCCCAAGTGGCTATGCTAATCCATCCATTGCTAGTCACTAATGAGAGCCACTGTGGTCCCATGTCCTTGCCATGACACATGTGCTTCCGTTGGTACTCTGGATTTTGGTGgtccaaatacatttttttttgaggcagcatTTCCtctatccctggctggccttgaacttggaatatACCCAGTGTGCTTTGAAATTCtgatcttcctcctctgtctcctgggtgctagggTTTCAAGTATGAGCCACCTTGCCTGGTTTATGCCTTATGCAGAGCAGTGCagaggatggagcccagggctctGAGCATTCTCAGTATACTCTACTAAccgagccacatctccagcccctcaa from Arvicanthis niloticus isolate mArvNil1 chromosome 1, mArvNil1.pat.X, whole genome shotgun sequence carries:
- the LOC117721966 gene encoding pepsin A-5 isoform X3 → MKWLWVLGLVALSECLVKIPLMKIKSMRENLRESSVLKDYLEKYPRSRAHVLLEQRRNPAITYEPMRNYLDLVYVGIISIGTPPQEFKVVLDTGSSVLWVPSIYCSSPACAHHKVFNPLRSSTFLVSGRPVNVAYGSGEMSGFLAYDTVKIGDLTVVAQAFGLSLEEPGSFMEYAVFDGILGLGYPDLGIQGITPVFDNLWIQGLIPQNLFAFYLSSQDEKGSMLMLGGVDPSYYHGELHWVPVSKPSYWQLAVDSIAMNGEVIACDGGCQGIMDTGTSLLTGPRSSILNIQNLIGAKAGDGECYLSSASQCLYPKGSFTQLPKQL
- the LOC117721966 gene encoding pepsin A-5 isoform X1, producing MKWLWVLGLVALSECLVKIPLMKIKSMRENLRESSVLKDYLEKYPRSRAHVLLEQRRNPAITYEPMRNYLDLVYVGIISIGTPPQEFKVVLDTGSSVLWVPSIYCSSPACAHHKVFNPLRSSTFLVSGRPVNVAYGSGEMSGFLAYDTVKIGDLTVVAQAFGLSLEEPGSFMEYAVFDGILGLGYPDLGIQGITPVFDNLWIQGLIPQNLFAFYLSSQDEKGSMLMLGGVDPSYYHGELHWVPVSKPSYWQLAVDSIAMNGEVIACDGGCQGIMDTGTSLLTGPRSSILNIQNLIGAKAGDGEYFLKCDTINTLPDIVFTIGSVTYPVPASAYIRKDHSHNCRSNFEEGTDDPSEPETWVLGDVFLRLYFTVFDRANNRIGLAPAA
- the LOC117721966 gene encoding pepsin A-5 isoform X2, which gives rise to MKIKSMRENLRESSVLKDYLEKYPRSRAHVLLEQRRNPAITYEPMRNYLDLVYVGIISIGTPPQEFKVVLDTGSSVLWVPSIYCSSPACAHHKVFNPLRSSTFLVSGRPVNVAYGSGEMSGFLAYDTVKIGDLTVVAQAFGLSLEEPGSFMEYAVFDGILGLGYPDLGIQGITPVFDNLWIQGLIPQNLFAFYLSSQDEKGSMLMLGGVDPSYYHGELHWVPVSKPSYWQLAVDSIAMNGEVIACDGGCQGIMDTGTSLLTGPRSSILNIQNLIGAKAGDGEYFLKCDTINTLPDIVFTIGSVTYPVPASAYIRKDHSHNCRSNFEEGTDDPSEPETWVLGDVFLRLYFTVFDRANNRIGLAPAA